A stretch of DNA from Rhizobium sp. EC-SD404:
GCCGAGGTGTCCGATGCGCTGCAGGCGGCGATCGTGAAGGGTGGAGGTGTGCACCATGGCTGATGCGCTCGGCAGCACTGCCCGCGAAGCCGCAGAGGATAAGGCCGAACCGGAGCGGGCTGCTCCCGCGCGAGGACCCCTGGTGCCCGATCGATTGCTCAGGATCGTCGTGCCGCTCGGCATGTTCTGCCTCGCGGTCCTCGCCTGGCATCTCTACGTCACCATCAACGAGGTTCCGCACTATATCCTGCCGAGCCCCGTGCTTGTGGCGCAGGCCTTGTGGAACGACTGGGGTACGCTTGCGCCGGCGCTGTTCGTCACCGTCAAGATCACTTTCACGGCGCTCTTTATGGCGCTCGTCGGCGGGGTGGGGCTTGCCATTCTTCTCGTCCAGTCGCGCTGGATCGAACTCGCTCTTTTTCCCTTTGCCGTCATCCTGCAGGTAACACCGATCGTTGCGATCGCGCCGCTGCTGTTGATCTATGCATCGGACACGCAGACGGCGCTGCTCATCTGCGCATTCCTC
This window harbors:
- a CDS encoding ABC transporter permease, with the translated sequence MADALGSTAREAAEDKAEPERAAPARGPLVPDRLLRIVVPLGMFCLAVLAWHLYVTINEVPHYILPSPVLVAQALWNDWGTLAPALFVTVKITFTALFMALVGGVGLAILLVQSRWIELALFPFAVILQVTPIVAIAPLLLIYASDTQTALLICAFLVAFFPILSNMVQGLKSVDHNLINLFELYGASRWQTLIHLKIPASLPYFMAGLRIGGGLALIAAVVAEFAAGSAGAGSGLAFRLLESQYRLNIPRLFAALVLLTATGVAIFALTSFISWLSLRRWHESAIRREN